Below is a genomic region from Ketogulonicigenium vulgare WSH-001.
GCTTTGCGCGGCGGGCACAACCTGCCCGATATCCGCGCCCCTTGCCGTGACGATGCCATCGCTGCTGGCGGTGATGATCGTATCGCTGAGAGCCTGCCGCGCTTTTGCCAATTGCGCCTGCGCATTGTCGCGCGCTGACGTGGCGCTGACCATGGATTGATAGGCGCTGTCATAGCTGGCGCGTGTGGTATTGCCATTTTCCAGCAGCGATTGCTGGCGCGCAAAAGCCGCGGCAAACGTCGTGCGCGAGGCCTCGGCCGCTGTCAGGCTGGCCTCGGCAATGCGCACGGCCTCGGTTTGTTGGGTGGGGTCAAGGCGGGCCAGCACATCGCCGGCGCTGACGATATCGCCAACCTCGACATTGATTTCGATGATCAGCCCGCCAGTACCAAAGGCGGCTGTGGTGGTCTGGGTCGCCGCAATCGTGCCGGTCATACTGAGGTTCAGCGGCATCGGCGCAACGGTGACAGGTAGGGTGTACACATCGCGCGGATCGGGGGCGGTATGTGCAGCAAGCGGGGTCATTACGGCGGCCATCGCGGTCAAAATGCGCAACTTTACAGCGAATTCCATCGGCACCCCTCATCCTTAGCGGGTTTCCCCGCCACACTGGGCGAAAAGGCAGGCAGCGATCAAGATGCTCTGTGATGGGAAGGTTGCGAAAATATGCGGATTGCTGCGCCAGATGGGATAGACCATTGCGCAATAAGGCGCTTATCTGTGCGTGGGCGCTGGCTTTTAATGGCGCAGGCGATGACATCTGTCGCGCCCTATTCAAAAGAACCGGACATTAGTGATGACAGCCGCGCGACCCGGCCACTCCTCTCATCCGGCGCTGGTGCTGCCGGTGCTGGGGCTGGTCGGTGTGATTGGCACATTGATGCAGACGATGGTGCTGCCGCTGCTGCCGCAAATGCCGGGGATCTTTGGCGTCTCGCCATCGGCGGCCAGTTGGATCGCGACATCGACCATGCTTGTGGGTGCGATCGGTGCGCCGCTGTTTGGCTGGCTGGGGGACAGGTTCGGCCTGCGCGGCATGATCGTGCTGGCGATGGCGCT
It encodes:
- a CDS encoding efflux RND transporter periplasmic adaptor subunit, translating into MEFAVKLRILTAMAAVMTPLAAHTAPDPRDVYTLPVTVAPMPLNLSMTGTIAATQTTTAAFGTGGLIIEINVEVGDIVSAGDVLARLDPTQQTEAVRIAEASLTAAEASRTTFAAAFARQQSLLENGNTTRASYDSAYQSMVSATSARDNAQAQLAKARQALSDTIITASSDGIVTARGADIGQVVPAAQSVLSLAGVTGREAIFYAPDSYDLSHIVGKTITLATLDLPGRLFTATLSEVAPNVDPQLGSIRVKASISDTVAAQLSIGDAVIGALYEEVPDFPGHIGITIPWSALSADQSGPAVWLIEAGATQVSLHSVSVISYETATVLLEPTLPQGARVVTVGAQFLFPGQDVRDLGDPPQEP